The Sylvia atricapilla isolate bSylAtr1 chromosome 12, bSylAtr1.pri, whole genome shotgun sequence genome has a segment encoding these proteins:
- the CLEC3A gene encoding C-type lectin domain family 3 member A has translation MAQTGLRIFLLISLLLLDQTLSQASKFKARKHSKRRVKEKDELKTQIDKLWREVNALKEIQALQTVCLRGTKAHKKCYLMSESTKHFHEANEDCITKGGTLAIPRNNEETNILRDYGKKSVPGVSEFWLGVTDMVNEGRFVDVNGMALQYFNWDRAQPNGGKRENCVFLSQSSQGKWVDEVCRTAKRYVCEFLIP, from the exons ATGGCACAAACTGGACTGAGGATTTTTCTACTCATAAGCTTACTACTGCTGGATCAGACCCTCAGCCAGGCTTCCAAATTCAAAGCCAGGAAGCACAGCAAACGCAGAGTGAAAG AAAAAGATGAGCTGAAGACCCAGATTGACAAATTGTGGCGAGAAGTAAATGCTCTGAAGGAAATACAAGCACTCCAGACAG TGTGTCTTCGTGGGACCAAGGCCCACAAGAAGTGCTACCTCATGTCAGAAAGCACCAAACACTTCCATGAAGCCAATGAAGACTGCATAACCAAGGGGGGGACATTGGCCATCCCGAGGAATAACGAGGAGACAAACATCCTTCGAGATTATGGCAAGAAGAGTGTGCCCGGAGTGTCCGAGTTCTGGCTGGGGGTCACTGACATGGTCAATGAGGGCAGGTTTGTTGATGTCAATGGCATGGCTCTGCAGTACTTCAACTGGGACCGTGCCCAGCCCAACGGGGGCAAGCGTGAGAACTGTGTCTTTTTGTCTCAGTCATCCCAGGGCAAGTGGGTGGATGAAGTCTGCCGCACTGCCAAGAGATACGTGTGTGAATTCCTGATCCCGTAA